The following proteins are encoded in a genomic region of bacterium HR17:
- the pgiA gene encoding Glucose-6-phosphate isomerase encodes MLDLSEKVGLPVRLVQSEGGWQLQLNEPLRHEPPQGRRIGDMKAVLKNPAADTPPTLYWMYRDVRLPEHEKHIAASGLRYDLTLFNPGVLSVGGVPQDGDEWNKAAGHYHPYTATGVTFPEVYEVVHGRGLFLLQFVDDIFAIPPKVTRFVIVEVQAGDVVVIPPNCAHPTIVLGDEPLVTANWVARAFDSQYTPIKLMRGVAYYIVKRGDGYAVERNPAYPDAPTPEFVRASALDPRGVPTDEPTYHAFLRSPDAFAFLVRPKG; translated from the coding sequence ATGCTGGACTTGAGCGAAAAGGTCGGTCTGCCTGTCCGTCTCGTGCAGAGTGAGGGCGGATGGCAGTTGCAATTGAACGAACCGCTGCGGCACGAACCGCCACAAGGGCGCCGCATCGGCGACATGAAAGCCGTCCTGAAAAACCCCGCCGCCGATACCCCCCCAACGCTCTACTGGATGTATCGCGATGTCCGCCTGCCCGAACATGAAAAGCACATCGCCGCTAGCGGGTTGCGTTACGACCTGACGCTGTTTAACCCTGGCGTGCTGTCGGTCGGCGGAGTGCCGCAGGACGGCGACGAGTGGAACAAAGCCGCCGGGCACTATCACCCTTACACGGCAACGGGCGTGACTTTCCCCGAAGTTTACGAAGTCGTGCACGGACGGGGGCTGTTTCTGCTGCAGTTTGTGGACGACATCTTTGCCATCCCGCCCAAAGTCACGCGGTTCGTTATCGTGGAAGTGCAAGCGGGGGATGTCGTCGTCATCCCGCCCAATTGCGCACACCCGACCATCGTGCTGGGCGATGAACCGTTGGTGACCGCCAATTGGGTGGCGCGGGCGTTTGACTCGCAGTACACGCCTATCAAGTTGATGCGGGGCGTCGCCTACTACATCGTCAAGCGAGGGGACGGTTACGCCGTGGAGCGCAATCCAGCCTATCCCGATGCGCCCACGCCGGAATTCGTGCGGGCGTCGGCGTTGGACCCTCGGGGCGTGCCAACAGATGAACCGACCTATCACGCCTTTTTGCGATCACCTGATGCCTTCGCTTTTTTGGTGCGCCCGAAAGGTTAG
- the glcK_2 gene encoding Glucokinase: MSAALAMPDGQVLALQRRQTHRDAGAQGGFAALCDMVQALLDEAAQRRLSVTHLGVGFGGPVDFAQGIVYLSHHVAGWENFSLKRALEQRFGIPTVVDNDANAGTLGEWLFGAGKGVSDLLYINIGTGIGGGIVSGGRLVRGWRNLAGEIGHMTVKPDGPVCPCGRNGCLEAFASGSAIGRAGTQRIGQPLTSEEVFMLAERGNPIAQQVVAEAVDALAFAIGAAANLLNPRRVVLGGGVAEAPDALLLTPLRERVPRYMLPQVAGGLDIVRAQLGYDAGVMGAVALAILHERGQV, from the coding sequence ATGAGCGCGGCGTTGGCAATGCCCGACGGACAAGTGCTTGCGCTGCAGCGCCGCCAAACCCACCGTGACGCAGGGGCGCAAGGTGGCTTTGCTGCCCTCTGCGACATGGTGCAAGCGCTGCTGGATGAAGCGGCGCAACGCCGCTTGTCCGTCACGCACCTCGGCGTCGGTTTTGGTGGTCCCGTTGATTTTGCGCAAGGCATCGTTTACTTGTCGCACCATGTCGCAGGTTGGGAAAACTTTTCGCTCAAAAGGGCGTTGGAACAGCGCTTTGGTATCCCGACGGTCGTGGACAACGATGCGAACGCGGGCACGCTGGGCGAATGGCTGTTTGGTGCGGGCAAAGGCGTGAGCGACCTGCTGTATATCAACATCGGCACAGGCATCGGAGGCGGCATCGTCAGTGGCGGGCGGTTGGTGCGGGGATGGCGCAACTTGGCGGGCGAAATCGGGCACATGACGGTCAAACCCGACGGTCCCGTTTGCCCCTGCGGGCGTAACGGGTGTCTGGAAGCGTTCGCCAGCGGCAGTGCCATCGGGCGCGCAGGCACACAGCGCATCGGGCAACCGCTGACGAGCGAGGAAGTGTTCATGCTCGCCGAACGGGGCAATCCCATCGCACAACAAGTTGTCGCGGAAGCCGTTGACGCGTTGGCATTTGCCATCGGCGCCGCTGCCAACTTGCTCAACCCGCGCCGCGTGGTTTTGGGTGGCGGGGTGGCGGAAGCGCCCGACGCGCTGTTGCTCACCCCACTGCGGGAACGCGTGCCCCGCTACATGCTCCCGCAAGTCGCTGGCGGGTTGGACATCGTGCGGGCACAACTGGGCTACGATGCCGGTGTCATGGGCGCGGTGGCGTTAGCCATCTTGCACGAAAGGGGGCAAGTGTGA
- the pepE gene encoding putative dipeptidase PepE yields MNWQRLQEAVRCNGVDGWLLADWRGRNPIAVALVPLPHTPTRGWFCLVPAEGEPKWLVPRLERSLFATMPGHIYDYAARHELLTGLRWLLDGTKRVAVEYSPNAELPSVSHLDAGTFELLRQCGVEVVSSADLIHWVLGRVSERALMLHRQAAQKLLHLKDEAFQFIADALMRGRSVTEGEVQRFLLQRFTEEGLTTTLPPIVAAGANSADPHYFPTADLSAPIGWGDFVLLDLFAKIAGDPDAVYADITWCGYTGSTVPPRFEAQFAIVRAARDAALEFLAERVCKGEPVRGFEVDAVARQVVARHGGADRFIHRTGHSLGREVHGWGVNLDGYETHDARLLVPGTLVTVEPGVYGPEVGTRTEINVAVHDGKVEVTTMPLQENIVPLL; encoded by the coding sequence GTGAACTGGCAACGGTTACAGGAGGCGGTCCGCTGCAACGGTGTGGACGGGTGGCTGCTGGCGGACTGGCGAGGGCGCAACCCCATCGCTGTAGCCCTTGTCCCGTTGCCTCACACGCCAACGCGGGGCTGGTTTTGCCTTGTGCCAGCGGAAGGGGAACCCAAGTGGTTGGTCCCGCGTTTGGAGCGGTCGCTGTTTGCCACGATGCCCGGTCACATCTACGATTACGCGGCGCGCCACGAACTGCTGACAGGGCTCCGCTGGCTGCTGGATGGGACAAAACGGGTCGCTGTGGAGTATTCGCCCAACGCCGAACTCCCCAGCGTCTCCCATCTGGACGCCGGCACTTTTGAACTGCTGCGCCAGTGCGGCGTGGAAGTCGTCTCATCGGCAGATTTGATCCACTGGGTCTTGGGGCGCGTGAGTGAAAGGGCATTGATGCTGCACCGCCAAGCGGCGCAGAAGTTGCTGCACCTGAAAGACGAAGCCTTTCAGTTCATCGCCGACGCCCTCATGCGGGGGCGGTCGGTGACCGAGGGAGAAGTTCAGCGGTTTTTGCTGCAGCGGTTCACGGAGGAAGGGTTGACGACCACTCTACCGCCCATCGTCGCCGCCGGCGCCAACAGCGCCGACCCCCATTACTTTCCCACCGCAGATTTGTCTGCTCCTATCGGTTGGGGCGATTTCGTGCTGTTGGACTTGTTTGCCAAAATCGCTGGCGACCCAGACGCCGTTTATGCCGACATCACTTGGTGCGGCTACACGGGCAGCACCGTCCCGCCCCGCTTTGAGGCACAATTTGCCATCGTGCGCGCGGCACGAGACGCCGCGCTGGAGTTTTTGGCGGAACGGGTCTGCAAGGGTGAACCGGTGCGCGGCTTTGAGGTGGACGCCGTCGCCCGTCAAGTCGTCGCCCGCCATGGCGGAGCCGACCGGTTCATCCACCGCACCGGACACAGTTTGGGACGCGAGGTGCATGGCTGGGGTGTCAACTTGGACGGCTATGAAACCCACGACGCCCGCTTGCTGGTGCCCGGCACCCTGGTGACTGTTGAACCCGGCGTCTATGGACCTGAAGTCGGCACCCGCACGGAAATCAATGTCGCCGTTCACGACGGCAAAGTGGAAGTCACGACGATGCCCTTGCAGGAAAACATCGTGCCCTTGCTGTAA
- the kdsB gene encoding 8-amino-3,8-dideoxy-manno-octulosonate cytidylyltransferase: MLEAVRAKIKSLDELLPLVAQLRQQGKRIVFTNGCFDLLHAGHVSYLARAKALGDVLIVGLNSDTSVRALKGGGRPLVPQEDRMLLLASLAFVDFVVSFDDLTPHRLIAAIQPDVHVKGGDYTEADLPEAPLVRAYGGQVVIVPKMQGRSTTELVERIRKGEAVASIKTVIGVIPARYASVRFPGKVLAPLWGKPIVQHVYERAKRARTLSEVVVATDDERVKEAVERFGGKCVMTSPEHPSGTDRVAEVARQLECDVVVNIQGDEPLIAPEAIDAAVQPFFADPTIKMATLATPITDAREYCNPNVVKVVVDRDGFALYFSRSPLPFFRPQGTMAEAPQFALPADAPVRPLRHIGLYAYRREFLLRFARWAPTGLEKAEGLEQLRALEHGVRIKVITTAYRSVGVDTPEDLRCVEMTGL, translated from the coding sequence ATGTTGGAGGCTGTGCGGGCAAAAATCAAATCGCTGGACGAATTGCTGCCATTGGTCGCGCAACTGCGGCAGCAGGGCAAACGCATCGTGTTCACCAACGGCTGTTTTGACCTGCTGCATGCAGGACATGTCAGTTACTTGGCACGAGCGAAGGCGTTGGGTGATGTGCTGATTGTCGGGCTCAACAGCGATACATCGGTGCGGGCGCTTAAAGGCGGCGGGCGTCCGTTGGTGCCGCAGGAAGACCGCATGTTGCTGTTAGCGAGTTTAGCGTTCGTGGACTTCGTCGTGTCCTTTGACGACTTGACGCCCCATCGGCTTATCGCCGCCATCCAGCCCGATGTCCATGTCAAAGGGGGTGATTACACTGAAGCCGATTTGCCCGAAGCGCCGCTGGTGCGCGCTTACGGCGGTCAAGTCGTCATCGTGCCGAAAATGCAAGGGCGCTCCACGACGGAATTGGTAGAACGCATCCGCAAAGGTGAAGCGGTCGCATCCATCAAAACAGTCATTGGCGTCATCCCCGCCCGCTACGCATCGGTGAGGTTTCCGGGTAAAGTGCTGGCGCCGCTGTGGGGCAAGCCAATTGTCCAGCATGTTTACGAACGGGCAAAGCGGGCACGAACGCTCAGCGAAGTTGTCGTGGCGACAGACGACGAGCGGGTGAAGGAGGCTGTTGAGCGGTTTGGTGGTAAATGCGTGATGACTTCGCCCGAACACCCGTCAGGAACCGACCGCGTCGCAGAAGTTGCACGGCAATTGGAGTGCGATGTCGTCGTGAACATTCAGGGCGATGAACCGCTGATCGCCCCCGAAGCCATTGACGCAGCGGTGCAGCCCTTTTTCGCCGACCCGACGATAAAGATGGCGACGTTAGCGACGCCCATCACCGATGCACGCGAATACTGTAACCCCAATGTCGTCAAAGTCGTCGTAGACCGCGACGGCTTTGCCCTCTATTTTTCGCGGTCGCCGCTGCCCTTTTTCCGTCCGCAGGGGACGATGGCGGAGGCACCGCAGTTTGCGTTGCCCGCCGATGCGCCCGTTCGCCCGTTGCGCCATATCGGGCTTTACGCCTACCGGCGGGAATTTTTGCTGCGGTTTGCCCGATGGGCGCCAACGGGGTTGGAGAAAGCGGAGGGTCTGGAGCAACTGCGGGCGTTGGAACACGGCGTCCGCATCAAGGTCATCACGACGGCTTACCGGAGCGTCGGCGTGGATACACCCGAGGATTTGCGGTGCGTTGAAATGACAGGGCTATGA